From a region of the Deltaproteobacteria bacterium genome:
- a CDS encoding cytoplasmic protein: MVRETYRDFDATELFCPRCQRSVRVRKKLLLIIPDGEKYDYTCMACGTSVGDKFVHNNSDAGLLIR, translated from the coding sequence ATGGTGAGAGAAACATACCGCGATTTTGATGCCACGGAACTTTTTTGCCCTCGCTGCCAAAGATCTGTCCGGGTTAGAAAAAAGCTGCTCCTCATTATCCCGGACGGGGAAAAGTATGACTACACCTGCATGGCCTGCGGCACGTCGGTGGGCGACAAATTTGTCCACAATAATAGCGATGCGGGCCTGCTAATCCGATGA